The Akkermansia sp. RCC_12PD genome contains the following window.
AAACCTTTCTGCAAAGAACATTCGCGCCATCCGGATATAAAAAGGCCCCGCAGCCGCCAGGTCCACGCACAAACCTTGACAACTGCGGAGCCGTGCTTACACACACTTATTCATCCAACAAAAGCCTTATGAGGCCTCTTCCATCAGGAATGGTGGAAGGAGGTGCCTTCTTCCGCGGTCATCGGCGAGGTGACCGGGTGTTTCTCGAAGAAATCGATCATGCGCTTGTAGTCTTCCAGGAAGAGGTCCGCCAAGTCCTTGGAGAAGCCCTGGCGAACCATCACGCGCATCACGACCGTATCCTGGCAATCCGCGGGCAGCGTGAAGGCAGGTACCTGCCAGCCACGCGTCCTGAGCTTGTCGGAAAGGTCGAAGAGGGTGTAATTCGTCTTTTGCCCGTCCTTGATGAAGAAACAGGCGGCGGGGATGCCTTCCTTGGGATCGCCCGTACAAATGAATTCGTACGGTCCCAGCTTGGCTATTTCCGATGAAATGTACTGCGCCACGTCATATGCCTGGGTATGGATATTGGTGTATCCTTCCTTGCCCAGGCGAATGAAGTCGTAATACTGACAGATGATCTGGCCGGCAGGGCGGGAGAAGTTGATGGCAAAGTTGGGGATTTCCCCGCCCAGATAGTTCACGTTGAAGATCAGGCCTTCCGGCAGTTCGGAAGTATCTCTCCACACTACCCAGCCGCAGCCGAGGGGGGCCAGGCCGTACTTGTGTCCGGACGTGCTGATGGATTTCACGCGGGGGACGCGGAAGTCAAAGGCAATGTCCGGAGCGCAGAAGGGAGCCAGGAACGCACCGCTGGCGCCGTCCACATGGATGTCAATGTTAATGCCGGTCTTGGCTTCATAGTCATCCAGGGCCTTGGCAATGTCCGCCGGGAATTCATAAGCGCCCGTGTAGGTCACGCCAAAGGTGGGCACCACCACGATGGTGTTTTCATCCACCTGTTCCAGCATGCGTTCAACATCCATTTTCCATTTTCCGGGAGCCATGGGGATTTCACGCATTTCAATGTCCCAGTAACGGCAGAATTTGTGCCAGCAGATCTGCACGGGACCGCATACGAGGTTGGGCTTGTCGATCGGCTTGCCGGCAGCCTTGCGGCGGGCGCGCCATCTCCAGAGGGCAGCCATGCCGCCAAGCATGCACGCTTCACTGGAACCGATGGTGGAGCAACCGATGGGCTTTTCATCCTGGTTTACATTCCACAGATTGGCAAGAATGGCGGCGCAGCGCATTTCAATGGCCGCCGTCTGCGGATATTCATCCTTGTCAATCATGTTTTTGTTGATGCTGATGTTCATCAGCATCCTCACCTGCTTTTCATCCCAGGTCTGGCAGAAGGTTGCCAGGTTCTGGCGGGCATTGCCGTCCAGCATCAATTCATCGGACACAAGCTGGTAGGCGTCTTCGGGACGCATCGCATAGTCGGGAAATTGAGTCTTGGGCAAAATATTGTCCGCCTCCGGAGAACCGAAAATGGAGTTCTCGGCACGAGCGGTATCGGGTTTCTGATTTGGAGCAAACATGACGGTATGTATTTATTTCATCGTTACCGGAAAGCCCGGTCAGGCTTCCCGCATACATGGATAGAAGCCCGCAAGCCGGGAAGCGTTCATATTTCCAATGTCATTCCCTTTGTCATAACTTTTTAATTAAAATACAGTAACAATGATTTATTTATTTATCATTTCTTACTAAATTTCATATAATTACAAATTTTGTTATTATTTCTTATATAAATTCTTACTAAACCCTATGTATGACACAAACTTTCATCTAACAAAAAATATACCGCGATGTTTTCACTTTCAACGGCCAACTGGAAATGAATGGCAACTTTCTCTCCAGAAACACGCGTCATTGCGTGAGAAAATTCACGTTTTAAAGACTCTTACAATTCCAGACGCCGGATGTACCACGCACAAAAGCCCACCCACCCGGGCGCTCGTGAG
Protein-coding sequences here:
- a CDS encoding glutamate decarboxylase, which translates into the protein MFAPNQKPDTARAENSIFGSPEADNILPKTQFPDYAMRPEDAYQLVSDELMLDGNARQNLATFCQTWDEKQVRMLMNISINKNMIDKDEYPQTAAIEMRCAAILANLWNVNQDEKPIGCSTIGSSEACMLGGMAALWRWRARRKAAGKPIDKPNLVCGPVQICWHKFCRYWDIEMREIPMAPGKWKMDVERMLEQVDENTIVVVPTFGVTYTGAYEFPADIAKALDDYEAKTGINIDIHVDGASGAFLAPFCAPDIAFDFRVPRVKSISTSGHKYGLAPLGCGWVVWRDTSELPEGLIFNVNYLGGEIPNFAINFSRPAGQIICQYYDFIRLGKEGYTNIHTQAYDVAQYISSEIAKLGPYEFICTGDPKEGIPAACFFIKDGQKTNYTLFDLSDKLRTRGWQVPAFTLPADCQDTVVMRVMVRQGFSKDLADLFLEDYKRMIDFFEKHPVTSPMTAEEGTSFHHS